A window of Pseudodesulfovibrio hydrargyri contains these coding sequences:
- a CDS encoding fumarate hydratase, producing MRTIQTSDIVDAVAKMCVSSNTELPADVRARLESAMAEETSPSAKEVIRQLLENADLAFDTKLPLCQDCGLAVYFVEVGDEVRIEGGNLRDAINEGTRKGYADGYLRKSACDPLSRANTGDGTPAVIHFDFVPGDKLKISYMAKGGGAENMSRVTMLAPAQGWEGIKKFVINRVAEAGPNPCPPTVIGVGIGGTFEHAAKIAKRGLLRKLDDTHPDPEIAAKEKELEDAINALGIGPMGLGGKTTVLGVKITMEPCHLASLPLAVNVQCHSQRHEEVVL from the coding sequence ATGCGTACCATCCAGACCAGCGACATCGTCGACGCCGTCGCCAAGATGTGCGTCAGTTCCAACACCGAGCTGCCCGCCGACGTGCGCGCCCGGCTTGAATCGGCCATGGCCGAGGAAACCAGCCCGTCCGCCAAGGAAGTGATCCGCCAGCTCCTGGAGAACGCGGACCTGGCCTTCGACACCAAGCTGCCCCTGTGCCAGGACTGCGGACTGGCCGTCTACTTCGTGGAGGTGGGCGACGAGGTGCGCATCGAGGGCGGCAACCTGCGCGACGCCATCAACGAGGGCACCCGCAAGGGATACGCCGACGGCTACCTGCGCAAGTCCGCCTGCGATCCGCTCTCCCGGGCCAACACCGGTGACGGCACCCCGGCCGTCATCCACTTCGACTTCGTGCCCGGCGACAAACTCAAGATATCCTACATGGCCAAGGGCGGCGGGGCCGAGAACATGTCCCGCGTGACCATGCTCGCCCCGGCCCAGGGCTGGGAGGGGATCAAGAAGTTCGTCATCAACCGCGTGGCCGAGGCGGGCCCCAACCCCTGCCCGCCCACGGTCATCGGCGTGGGCATCGGCGGGACCTTCGAACACGCGGCCAAGATCGCCAAGCGCGGCCTGCTGCGCAAGCTCGACGACACCCATCCGGACCCGGAAATCGCGGCCAAGGAAAAGGAACTCGAGGACGCCATCAACGCGCTCGGCATCGGCCCCATGGGGCTGGGCGGCAAGACCACCGTGCTCGGCGTGAAGATCACCATGGAACCGTGCCACCTGGCGAGCCTGCCCCTGGCGGTCAACGTGCAGTGCCACTCCCAGCGGCACGAGGAGGTCGTACTCTAA
- a CDS encoding fumarate reductase iron-sulfur subunit, which yields MGRQLKFEIFRYNPERKGDVPHMQEFILDETPNMTLFIALNRLREEQDPSLVFDFCCRAGICGACAMVINGRPGLACQTKTKDQPGHIVLHPLPVFKLVGDLSVDTGVWFREMYAKTESWVHTNKVFDPAKEEERMDNEVAEQIYELERCIECGCCISACGTARLRDDFMGAAALNRIARFVVDPRDERTDREYFEVIGNDNGIFGCMGLLACEDVCPKGLPLQNQLGFLRRKMGITAMKQIFRKK from the coding sequence ATGGGTAGACAACTGAAATTCGAGATATTCCGGTACAATCCCGAGAGGAAGGGCGACGTCCCGCACATGCAGGAGTTCATCCTGGACGAGACGCCGAACATGACCCTGTTCATCGCCCTGAACCGGCTGCGCGAGGAGCAGGACCCGAGCCTGGTCTTCGACTTCTGCTGCCGGGCGGGCATCTGCGGCGCATGCGCCATGGTCATCAACGGCCGCCCCGGCCTGGCCTGCCAGACCAAGACCAAGGACCAGCCCGGGCACATCGTCCTGCACCCCCTGCCGGTCTTCAAGCTCGTCGGCGACCTGTCCGTGGACACGGGCGTCTGGTTCCGCGAGATGTACGCCAAGACCGAGTCCTGGGTGCACACCAACAAGGTCTTCGACCCGGCCAAGGAAGAAGAGCGCATGGACAACGAGGTGGCCGAGCAGATCTACGAGCTGGAGCGCTGCATCGAATGCGGCTGCTGCATCTCGGCCTGCGGCACCGCCCGGCTGCGCGACGATTTCATGGGCGCGGCCGCCCTGAACCGCATCGCCCGCTTCGTGGTCGACCCCCGCGACGAGCGCACGGACCGCGAGTACTTCGAGGTCATCGGCAACGACAACGGCATCTTCGGCTGCATGGGCCTGCTGGCCTGCGAAGACGTCTGTCCCAAGGGGCTGCCCCTGCAGAACCAGCTCGGCTTCCTGCGCCGCAAGATGGGCATCACCGCAATGAAGCAGATCTTCAGGAAGAAATAG
- a CDS encoding fumarate reductase flavoprotein subunit, which produces MQTFYSDLLVIGAGLSGERVACEAAQNGFKATCLSIVPARRSHSSAAQGGMQAALGNCAKGEGDNPDVHFIDTVKGSDWGCDQEVARLFADAAPIEMRRLAAWGVPWNRVVPGQSFYFKGGEKFEKYEKEENEGLITARSFGGTAKWRTCYTSDGTGHAVMCTMDNRCAQLGIDVFDKKEAISLIHDGDKCMGAVVRDLRNGQLEVHLAKATAICTGGFGRIYKATTNAVICDGGGHILAHETGLVPIGNPESIQFHPTGIVPTDILVTEGCRGDGGTLLDVNEERFMHIYEPEKAELASRDVVSRRMTEHMRAGKGVKSPYGEHLWLDIRHLGDKHISTKLREVDEICHHFLGVDPRVELIPVRPTQHYTMAGIRTNKDGAVYGLKGLYSAGEAACWDMHGFNRLGGNSLAETVVAGGIIGAKIVEFLKGYETTFDTGVVNAEVKRQEERIHDVTHGRNGKLNVYEVRNEMQEALMKGCFVFRNKEGLEECVQTLQGTMEKARKVGLVSDGVGANHELAAAMKLEGQVRLAMCIAQAALMRTESRGSHNREDFPERNDAEWLNRTLAYWPEGADMPDLKYEDTTPLFELPPGDRGYGGGKIIPADEKYVTERTVKSPVTEIGKKK; this is translated from the coding sequence ATGCAGACATTCTATTCCGACCTGCTCGTCATCGGCGCCGGACTGTCCGGCGAGCGCGTGGCCTGCGAGGCCGCCCAGAACGGCTTCAAGGCCACCTGCCTGTCCATCGTGCCCGCCCGGCGCTCCCACTCCTCGGCCGCCCAGGGCGGCATGCAGGCCGCGCTCGGCAACTGCGCCAAGGGCGAGGGCGACAACCCGGACGTCCACTTCATCGACACCGTCAAGGGCTCGGACTGGGGCTGCGACCAGGAGGTCGCCCGGCTCTTCGCCGACGCCGCGCCCATCGAGATGCGCCGCCTGGCGGCCTGGGGCGTGCCCTGGAACCGCGTGGTGCCCGGCCAGTCCTTCTACTTCAAGGGCGGCGAGAAATTCGAAAAATACGAGAAGGAAGAGAACGAGGGGCTGATCACGGCCCGCTCCTTCGGCGGCACGGCCAAGTGGCGCACCTGCTACACCTCGGACGGCACCGGCCACGCGGTCATGTGCACCATGGACAACCGCTGCGCCCAGCTCGGCATCGACGTGTTCGACAAGAAGGAGGCCATCTCCCTGATCCACGACGGCGACAAGTGCATGGGCGCGGTGGTCCGCGACCTGCGCAACGGCCAGCTCGAGGTCCACCTGGCCAAGGCCACGGCCATCTGCACCGGCGGCTTCGGGCGCATCTACAAGGCCACCACCAACGCGGTCATCTGCGACGGCGGCGGCCACATCCTGGCCCACGAGACCGGGCTGGTGCCCATCGGCAACCCGGAATCCATCCAGTTCCACCCCACCGGCATCGTGCCCACCGACATCCTGGTCACCGAGGGCTGCCGCGGCGACGGCGGAACGCTGCTCGACGTCAACGAAGAGCGGTTCATGCACATCTACGAGCCGGAAAAGGCCGAGCTGGCCTCGCGCGACGTGGTCTCCCGCCGGATGACCGAACACATGCGCGCGGGCAAGGGCGTGAAGTCCCCCTACGGCGAGCACCTCTGGCTGGACATCCGCCACCTCGGCGACAAGCACATCTCCACCAAGCTGCGCGAAGTGGACGAGATCTGCCACCACTTCCTGGGCGTGGACCCGCGCGTGGAGCTGATCCCCGTGCGCCCGACCCAGCACTACACCATGGCCGGCATCCGGACCAACAAGGACGGCGCGGTCTACGGCCTCAAGGGGCTGTACTCCGCGGGCGAGGCGGCCTGCTGGGACATGCACGGCTTCAACCGGCTGGGCGGCAACTCCCTGGCCGAGACCGTGGTCGCGGGCGGCATCATCGGCGCCAAGATCGTCGAGTTCCTCAAGGGCTACGAGACCACCTTCGACACCGGTGTCGTCAACGCCGAGGTCAAGCGCCAGGAAGAACGCATCCATGACGTCACCCACGGCCGCAACGGCAAGCTGAACGTCTACGAGGTCCGCAACGAGATGCAGGAGGCGCTGATGAAGGGCTGCTTCGTCTTCCGCAACAAGGAAGGCCTCGAGGAGTGCGTCCAGACCCTGCAGGGGACCATGGAGAAGGCCCGCAAGGTCGGCCTGGTCTCCGACGGCGTGGGCGCCAACCACGAGCTGGCCGCGGCCATGAAGCTGGAGGGCCAGGTCAGGCTGGCCATGTGCATCGCCCAGGCGGCGCTGATGCGCACCGAATCGCGCGGCTCCCACAACCGCGAGGACTTCCCCGAGCGCAACGACGCCGAGTGGCTCAACCGCACCCTGGCCTACTGGCCCGAAGGCGCGGACATGCCCGACCTCAAGTACGAGGACACCACTCCGCTGTTCGAACTGCCCCCGGGCGACCGCGGCTACGGCGGCGGCAAGATCATCCCGGCTGACGAGAAGTACGTGACCGAGCGCACCGTGAAGAGCCCCGTCACCGAAATCGGGAAGAAGAAGTAA
- a CDS encoding succinate dehydrogenase/fumarate reductase cytochrome b subunit has protein sequence MKTFTTSVPGVSLTDAALDWLQMLTGASLILFMWCHMLLVSSVVISPGVMNAIAGFFEATYMAQVGGPLIFLTFLVHFALAARKIPFRAEGQGTIWAHAKMMKHRDTWLWVVQAATAMIILILGAIHMWVVLNDLPITAAKSAARMQHFWWFLFYMILLPSVELHVSVGFYRIAVKWGFVKSEQRKGFKRFETTLFSIFMVIGVITLIRFITLS, from the coding sequence ATGAAAACCTTTACGACATCCGTTCCAGGCGTGTCCCTCACCGATGCCGCCCTCGACTGGCTGCAGATGCTGACGGGAGCAAGCCTGATCCTTTTCATGTGGTGTCACATGCTGCTCGTGTCTTCGGTGGTCATTTCCCCGGGCGTGATGAACGCCATCGCCGGCTTCTTCGAGGCCACCTACATGGCCCAGGTCGGCGGCCCGCTGATCTTCCTGACCTTCCTGGTCCACTTCGCCCTGGCCGCGCGCAAGATCCCCTTCCGCGCCGAGGGGCAGGGCACCATCTGGGCCCACGCCAAGATGATGAAGCACCGCGACACCTGGCTGTGGGTCGTCCAGGCCGCGACCGCCATGATCATCCTGATCCTGGGCGCCATCCACATGTGGGTCGTGCTCAACGACCTGCCCATCACCGCCGCCAAGTCCGCCGCGCGCATGCAGCACTTCTGGTGGTTTCTCTTCTACATGATCCTCCTTCCCAGCGTGGAGCTTCACGTCAGCGTCGGCTTCTACCGCATCGCCGTGAAATGGGGTTTCGTGAAATCCGAACAGCGGAAGGGCTTCAAGCGCTTCGAGACGACCCTGTTCTCCATCTTCATGGTCATCGGCGTCATCACCCTGATCCGCTTCATAACGCTGAGCTAA
- a CDS encoding sigma-54-dependent transcriptional regulator — protein MKKVILVDDEQSVRDSARQWLELSDFEVADYADARVALRDITPEYAGIVLTDVKMPGLDGLAFQKEIAAIDEHIPVVLFTGHGDIAMAVEAIRGGAYDFVEKPFDPEQIVETIKRALEKRRLVLENRQLKMALSDCEGIDSRLVGTSQPMRELKKEITHIAPTPANVLLFGETGTGKEVIARAIHNLSLLNKGPYMALNCAAIPVDMAESELFGHVSGAFTGAAGKRIGKLEAANGGTLFLDELNSMPLDVQGKLLRALEMREITPLGANSSRPVNFRLISAMNENPRTAIDEGRLREDLYFRINTVELNVPPLRERMDDIPLLFSFFLERTADTYGVVAAPLGPEGLPLMMSHDWPGNVRELKSVAERYILSPLPPKERISKIMAAKTGDTAPQAVSLRDQVALFERHLIQESLNRNGGVIKDVIDDLGIPRRTLNEKMTKYGLKRSE, from the coding sequence ATGAAAAAAGTCATATTGGTGGACGACGAACAGTCGGTCCGGGATTCCGCCCGGCAATGGCTGGAGCTGTCGGATTTCGAGGTCGCCGATTACGCGGACGCCCGCGTGGCCCTGCGCGACATCACCCCGGAGTACGCGGGCATCGTGCTGACCGACGTGAAGATGCCCGGCCTGGACGGGCTGGCCTTCCAGAAGGAGATCGCGGCCATCGACGAGCACATCCCGGTGGTCCTGTTCACCGGGCACGGCGACATCGCCATGGCCGTGGAGGCCATCCGGGGCGGGGCCTACGACTTCGTGGAAAAGCCCTTCGACCCCGAACAGATCGTGGAGACCATCAAGCGCGCCCTGGAAAAGCGCCGCCTGGTCCTCGAGAACCGCCAGCTCAAGATGGCCCTGTCCGACTGCGAGGGCATCGACTCCCGGCTGGTGGGCACCAGCCAGCCCATGCGCGAGCTCAAGAAGGAGATCACCCACATCGCCCCCACCCCGGCCAACGTGCTCCTCTTCGGCGAGACCGGCACGGGCAAGGAGGTCATCGCCCGGGCCATCCACAACCTCTCCCTGCTGAACAAGGGCCCGTACATGGCGCTCAACTGCGCGGCCATCCCGGTGGACATGGCCGAGAGCGAGCTGTTCGGCCACGTCAGCGGGGCCTTCACCGGGGCGGCGGGCAAGCGCATCGGCAAACTTGAGGCGGCCAACGGCGGGACCCTGTTCCTGGACGAGCTCAACTCCATGCCGCTGGACGTCCAGGGCAAGCTGCTGCGGGCGCTGGAGATGCGCGAGATCACCCCGCTGGGGGCCAACTCGTCGCGGCCGGTGAACTTTCGGCTGATTTCCGCCATGAACGAAAACCCGCGCACGGCCATCGACGAGGGGCGGCTGCGCGAGGACCTCTATTTCCGCATCAATACCGTGGAGTTGAACGTCCCGCCCCTGCGCGAGCGCATGGACGACATCCCCCTGCTCTTCTCCTTTTTCCTGGAGCGCACGGCCGACACCTACGGCGTGGTCGCCGCCCCGCTCGGGCCCGAGGGGCTGCCCCTGATGATGAGCCACGACTGGCCCGGCAACGTCCGCGAACTCAAGAGCGTGGCCGAGCGCTACATTCTCTCGCCCCTGCCGCCCAAGGAGCGCATCTCCAAGATCATGGCCGCCAAGACCGGGGACACCGCGCCCCAGGCCGTCAGCCTCCGGGACCAGGTCGCCCTGTTCGAGCGCCACCTCATCCAGGAGTCCCTGAACCGCAACGGCGGCGTCATCAAGGACGTCATCGACGACCTCGGCATTCCCCGCCGCACCTTGAACGAAAAGATGACCAAATACGGACTGAAACGGTCTGAATAA
- a CDS encoding sensor histidine kinase, whose product MKTFNETRFNTPAVTLGIFLLIGLPFIVGLLVQYDYLQDLERVSDERLTLYEMTLDSELRKYEYLPYLISENGMVTTFLTRGGEGVPINRFLKRVNTIAESSVVYIIGTDGIVKAASNWDRPNAFIGLDLGFRPYFKEAMEGRQGIFFGVGITRGEPGIYISHPIKDRDEVIGVAVAKIALSPLEHLWKEGGETLLVTDSNGVIVLTSRPSWKYMTLTPLNAGMLQEIHDREHYPRHQLKHLAWHTRTRFGFVRETTIGTERFLLNTRGIPGTDWKISYLTPQGPLWERTLGVSLTTFVILGLAVLTRLFLRERRQRQLSKQQAVEANRIRDINRQLAQEVEERKRTEHELRSAQEELVQAGKLAALGEMATAIAHELNQPIAATKTYVASCRLMLKRMKLDDLDPTLVKVSELGDRMAKVTGQLKSFARRTTDKDIEFDLRLAIKEAVNLMKHQFLVENCDLKLSMPGQPVFILGDRMRMEQVLINLFRNALDALMEVDSPLLGVRLSAEGDKATIHVWDNGPGIAEEVGKKIFEPFVTTKKEGIGVGLGLSISYKIVKDMKGDFRVANRDPNGAEFFIHIPLSNQQQDKSN is encoded by the coding sequence ATGAAGACCTTCAACGAGACCCGATTCAACACCCCGGCCGTGACGCTCGGCATCTTCCTGCTCATCGGCCTGCCGTTCATCGTCGGCCTGCTGGTGCAGTACGACTACCTCCAGGACCTGGAACGGGTCTCGGACGAGCGGCTGACCCTGTACGAGATGACGCTGGACTCCGAGCTGCGCAAGTACGAGTACCTGCCCTACCTCATCTCCGAGAACGGCATGGTCACCACCTTCCTGACCCGGGGCGGCGAGGGCGTGCCCATCAACCGCTTCCTCAAGCGCGTGAACACCATCGCCGAGTCGTCCGTGGTCTACATCATCGGCACGGACGGCATCGTCAAGGCGGCCTCCAACTGGGACCGCCCCAACGCCTTCATCGGCCTGGACCTCGGCTTCAGGCCCTATTTCAAGGAAGCCATGGAGGGCCGCCAGGGGATATTCTTCGGCGTGGGCATCACCCGGGGCGAGCCCGGCATCTACATCTCCCACCCGATCAAGGACAGGGACGAGGTCATCGGCGTGGCCGTGGCCAAGATCGCCCTCTCCCCGCTGGAGCATCTCTGGAAGGAGGGCGGCGAGACCCTGCTGGTGACCGATTCCAACGGGGTTATCGTCCTGACCAGCCGCCCGTCCTGGAAGTACATGACCCTGACGCCGCTGAACGCGGGCATGCTCCAGGAAATCCACGACCGCGAACACTATCCCCGGCACCAGCTCAAGCATTTGGCCTGGCACACCCGGACCCGGTTCGGCTTTGTCCGCGAGACGACCATCGGCACCGAACGGTTCCTGCTGAACACGCGGGGAATCCCGGGCACGGACTGGAAGATCAGCTATCTCACGCCCCAGGGGCCGCTCTGGGAGCGGACGCTGGGCGTCTCCCTGACCACCTTCGTGATTCTCGGCCTGGCCGTGCTGACCCGCCTGTTCCTGCGCGAGCGCCGCCAGCGCCAGCTCTCCAAGCAGCAGGCCGTGGAAGCCAACCGCATCCGGGACATCAACCGCCAGCTGGCCCAGGAGGTGGAGGAGCGCAAGCGCACCGAGCACGAGCTGCGCTCGGCCCAGGAGGAGCTGGTCCAGGCGGGCAAGCTGGCCGCGCTGGGCGAGATGGCCACGGCCATCGCCCACGAGCTCAACCAGCCCATCGCGGCCACCAAAACCTACGTGGCCAGTTGCCGCCTGATGCTCAAGCGCATGAAGCTCGACGACCTGGACCCCACCCTGGTCAAGGTCTCGGAACTGGGCGACCGCATGGCCAAGGTCACGGGCCAGCTCAAATCCTTTGCCCGGCGAACCACGGACAAGGACATCGAGTTCGACCTGCGCCTGGCCATCAAGGAGGCGGTCAACCTGATGAAGCACCAGTTCCTGGTCGAGAACTGCGACCTCAAGCTGTCCATGCCCGGACAGCCGGTCTTCATCCTGGGCGACCGCATGCGCATGGAGCAGGTCCTCATCAACCTCTTCCGCAACGCGCTGGACGCCCTGATGGAGGTCGACTCCCCGCTCCTCGGCGTGCGTCTGTCCGCCGAGGGCGACAAGGCGACCATCCACGTCTGGGACAACGGGCCCGGCATCGCCGAGGAGGTCGGCAAGAAGATCTTCGAGCCCTTCGTGACCACCAAGAAGGAGGGCATCGGCGTGGGGTTGGGCCTGTCCATCTCCTACAAGATCGTCAAGGACATGAAGGGCGACTTCCGGGTGGCCAACCGCGACCCGAACGGTGCCGAATTCTTTATCCACATCCCCCTTTCCAACCAGCAACAGGACAAGAGCAACTGA
- a CDS encoding MFS transporter, which produces MPAAETDISRKGNLRVLAAVLAGGLFTSLGVGLFAFTIPLLSLDERISGAWIGTAFAGYYLAKLLVSPLSGMAADRFGPKPVLALASAAGCLVPLAYFLSPGLTALYAVQVAMGLVTGLIRPVGLAALGGSASGPALSRRFAVHAALFNAAAFAGPILGSLLYTTGVMGPVMVGLSLCLGLALAATLLLMPREATTSRPARPKAGPARSKGRAAALLLAIGGRSLGIGLTTAFYPIVLAETLGRHGPVIAATFAAPGLATFLGLLLTGRFGGKSPDTDRVVMGLLVSAGALYALGECRLLWQFATFGVLLGLGAALSIPASMYFASSLSRRQGAVFGAANLASGLGFLLGPLLGGAVVHALHSPAPGLKVAGLIGALCCLPLLAYVFRDQFHWGSGLSWTATGLAAGLLCLMLVLNLSPTLRMEAHEDGLYRFTDVAMGTVVKLTIEAPSRKSAELSARRTMTAMRALQQDFDHRNPRGSIGRINRAAGHAWVKVTPRAFALLDRALTFSAATGGIFDPTVGALTTSPFYYAMDESVARAKSGLVDFRMVLMDRPGGRVRLKKEGMALDLGGIAKGSIVDAAVALLQKHGVQSGIVEAGGDFRCFGDRDWHVGVRHPRNDAVFQTIAIRDKGVCGSGDYRQFVSPEKKGDPIEHHHIIDPSTMDSAHRSIGVTVIADTAELADALATTLFIMGPARGAAFLEKHSPDSACIWFLPDRTVAYTDNFPH; this is translated from the coding sequence ATGCCAGCAGCTGAAACAGACATCTCCCGGAAGGGGAACCTCCGGGTCCTTGCCGCCGTTCTGGCGGGCGGACTCTTCACCTCGCTCGGAGTGGGCCTGTTCGCCTTCACCATCCCGCTGCTCAGCCTGGACGAGCGGATCAGCGGCGCGTGGATCGGCACCGCGTTCGCCGGGTACTACCTGGCCAAGCTGCTGGTCTCGCCCCTGTCGGGCATGGCCGCCGACCGCTTCGGGCCCAAGCCGGTCCTGGCCCTGGCCTCGGCCGCGGGCTGCCTCGTCCCCCTGGCCTATTTCCTGTCTCCGGGCCTGACCGCCCTGTACGCGGTGCAGGTGGCCATGGGCCTGGTCACCGGCCTGATCCGGCCCGTGGGGCTGGCCGCCCTGGGCGGGTCGGCGAGCGGCCCGGCCCTGTCGCGCCGGTTCGCGGTCCACGCCGCCCTGTTCAACGCGGCCGCCTTTGCCGGGCCCATCCTCGGCAGCCTGCTCTACACCACCGGAGTCATGGGGCCGGTCATGGTCGGCCTGTCCCTTTGCCTGGGGCTGGCCCTGGCCGCCACCCTCCTGCTCATGCCGCGCGAGGCGACCACCAGCCGCCCGGCGCGGCCCAAGGCCGGCCCGGCCCGGTCCAAGGGGCGCGCCGCCGCCCTGCTCCTGGCCATCGGCGGGCGCAGCCTGGGCATCGGGCTGACCACCGCCTTCTACCCCATCGTCCTGGCCGAAACGCTGGGCCGCCACGGACCGGTCATCGCCGCCACCTTCGCCGCGCCCGGCCTGGCCACCTTCCTGGGGCTGCTGCTCACCGGCCGGTTCGGCGGCAAAAGCCCGGACACGGACCGCGTGGTCATGGGGTTGCTCGTCAGCGCCGGGGCGCTCTACGCACTGGGCGAGTGCCGCTTGCTCTGGCAGTTCGCCACCTTCGGCGTGCTCCTCGGCCTGGGCGCGGCCCTGTCCATCCCTGCCTCCATGTATTTCGCCTCGTCCCTGAGCCGCAGACAGGGCGCGGTCTTCGGCGCGGCCAACCTGGCCTCCGGGCTCGGCTTCCTGCTGGGGCCGCTGCTCGGCGGGGCCGTGGTCCACGCCCTGCACTCCCCGGCCCCGGGGCTGAAGGTGGCGGGCCTGATCGGCGCGCTCTGCTGCCTGCCCCTGCTGGCCTACGTCTTCCGCGACCAGTTCCACTGGGGAAGCGGACTGAGCTGGACCGCCACCGGGCTGGCCGCCGGGCTCCTCTGCCTGATGCTCGTCCTGAACCTGTCCCCGACCCTGCGCATGGAGGCCCATGAGGACGGCCTCTACCGCTTCACCGACGTGGCCATGGGCACCGTGGTCAAGCTGACCATCGAGGCCCCGAGCCGCAAGTCCGCCGAGCTTTCGGCCCGCCGGACCATGACCGCCATGCGCGCCCTGCAGCAGGACTTCGACCACCGCAACCCGCGCGGCTCCATCGGCCGGATCAACCGCGCCGCCGGACACGCCTGGGTCAAGGTCACGCCGCGCGCCTTCGCCCTGCTCGACCGGGCGCTTACGTTCAGCGCGGCCACGGGCGGCATCTTCGACCCCACGGTGGGGGCCCTGACCACCTCGCCCTTCTACTACGCCATGGACGAATCCGTGGCCCGGGCCAAGTCCGGGCTGGTGGACTTCCGCATGGTCCTCATGGACCGGCCCGGCGGCCGGGTGCGGCTCAAGAAGGAAGGCATGGCGCTGGACCTCGGCGGTATCGCCAAGGGGTCCATCGTGGACGCGGCCGTGGCCCTGCTGCAAAAGCACGGCGTGCAATCGGGCATCGTCGAGGCGGGCGGCGACTTCCGCTGCTTCGGCGACCGCGACTGGCACGTGGGCGTCCGCCACCCGCGCAACGACGCCGTGTTCCAGACCATCGCCATCCGCGACAAGGGCGTGTGCGGCTCGGGCGACTACCGCCAGTTCGTGTCACCCGAGAAGAAGGGCGACCCCATCGAGCACCACCACATCATCGACCCCTCGACCATGGACTCGGCCCACCGGTCCATCGGCGTGACGGTCATCGCGGACACCGCCGAACTGGCCGACGCCCTGGCCACCACCCTGTTCATCATGGGCCCGGCCCGGGGGGCGGCCTTCCTTGAGAAGCACTCGCCCGACAGCGCCTGCATCTGGTTCCTGCCCGACCGGACCGTGGCCTACACCGACAATTTCCCGCACTGA